The following are encoded together in the Diabrotica undecimpunctata isolate CICGRU chromosome 7, icDiaUnde3, whole genome shotgun sequence genome:
- the LOC140445755 gene encoding uncharacterized protein, translating into MMNSSTVFKTKRICYRHFEDKFVSSWSHKLYKNAIPSLHLYDSSSNVHPRSISMLSVEANVTEIKSPSTSRDAQSTHMFQSFEIPHCIVEHNDARPKTEGFEDMGDNRDSYIADHILDFMVKSLRKQWKYWS; encoded by the exons ATGATGAATTCCagtacagtttttaaaacaaaacgaatcTGCTACAGACACTTTGAAGATAAGTTTGTTTCTTCATGGAGCCATAAATTGTATAAAAATGCAATTCCTAGCTTACATTTGTATG ATTCTTCTTCTAATGTACATCCCAGAAGTATTTCAATGTTGAGTGTGGAAGCAAATGTAACCGAAA ttaAGAGTCCTTCAACAAGTAGAGATGCACAATCTACACACATGtttcaatcatttgagataccCCATTGTA ttgtCGAACACAATGATGCACGTCCAAAAACTGAAGGTTTTGAAGACATGGGAGATAACAGAGACTCATATATAGCAGATCATATTCTAGATTTTATGGTAAAAAGTCTAAGAAAACAGTGGAAATACTGGTCCTGA